GGAGAAGCCGGAGCAGGCCGAGCCGGCCGCCGGTGGCGGGCACGGCCACGGTCACGGCCACCAGCACGGCCCGGGCTTCTGATCCGGTAGCACAATCGTCCCGGGGCACACCGTCGTACGGCGGTGTGCCCCGGTCCGTCTCCGGATCATTACCAGACGCTGACATGGTTGGCGACCTGGCGAGTTGATCGCGCACACTGGGCCGATGAGCACCACGTCGCACCGGTACGCCGCGCTGGCCGGAGTCACCGCCGCCGCCATCGCGATCGGGATCGCGGAACCGGTGGCGGTGCTGACCGGGCCCCGGTCGGCGCCGCTGGTCGCGGTCGGCGGGGTGGTCGTCGACGCCGTCCCGGAGTCGCTGAAGCAGCTCGCCATCGACATATTCGGCACCGCCGACAAGATCGCCCTGCTGGTCGGCACCGCGCTGCTGCTGGGCGCGTTCGCCGCGCTGCTCGGGGTGCTGGCGGTGCGCCGGTTGGCCCTCGGCCTGGCCGGGATCGCGGCGTTCGCCGCAGTCGGAGTGGCCGCCGCGCTGACCCGTTCCGGCGCGGACGCCGCCGACGCGCTGCCGTCGCTGGTCGGCGGCGTTCTCGGTGCCCTTGTGCTCTGGCTGTTCATCGCCGGCCCACTGGAGCTGGACCCCTGGCCCTGGTCGCCGCCGACGCCGACCGCGCCCCGCGCGGAGGCACCGCAGTCGCCGGCCGGCCCGGTGACTTCGGAGGACCTGCCGGTGCCGGTGACTCCCGCAGTGCCGCCGGAGCCGGCCGCGCCGATCGGGCCGGCGCCGGGTGAGGGGGTCGACGCGGAGTCACGGCGACGGTTCCTCACCGGCGCCGGGGTGCTGCTCGGCACGGCCACTGTGGCCGGCCTCGGCGGGCGCTGGCTGGCCGGTCGACGCGGTGTGTCCGCCGCTCGGGAGGCGATCCGGCTGCCCGCGCCGGTCGCCCCCGCACCGGCCCTGCCGGCGGGCGCGGACCTCTCGATGGCCCAGCTCGCGCCGTACGTCACCCCGAACTTCGGGTTCTACCGGATCGACACCGCGCTGGTGGTGCCGCAGGTGGACCCGGCGACCTGGCGGCTGCGGATCCACGGGCGGGTCCGTACCGAGCGCACCTACAGCTACGCCGACCTGCTGGCCCGGCCGCTGGTCGAGCGGTACATCACGCTGGCCTGTGTCTCCAACGAGGTGGGCGGGGACCTGATCGGCAACGCCCGTTGGCTCGGCGTACCCCTGCGCGAACTCTTGGACGAGGTCGAGCCGGAGGCGGACGCCGACCAGGTCGTCGGCCGGTCGGTCGACGGCTGGACGTGCGGCACCCCCACCGCCGCGCTCCGCGACGGGCGGGACGCGCTCCTGGCGATCGGCATGAACGGCGAGCCGCTGCCCGTCGAGCACGGCTTCCCGGTCCGGGTGGTGGTGCCCGGCCTCTACGGCTACGTGTCCGCCTGCAAATGGGTGACCGAGCTGGAGCTGACCCGGTTCGCCGACTTCGACGCGTACTGGGTGCCGCGGGGCTGGTCCGTCGAGGGGCCGATCAAGACCCAGTCGCGGATCGACGCGCCCCGGGCGCGCAACCGGCTCACCACCGGCCCGGTCACCGTGGCCGGGGTGGCGTGGGCGCAGCATCGGGGCATCCGCCGGGTCGAGGTACGCGTCGACGGGGGGCCCTGGCAGGAGGCGGAACTGGCCCCGACGGTGTCGGTGGACACCTGGGTGCAGTGGTCGTGGCGCTGGGACGCCACGCCGGGCGAGCACCGGCTCCAGGTCCGGGCGACCGACGCGACCGGTGCGACCCAGACCGAGCGGACGCAGGGCGTCGTCCCGGACGGCGCCACCGGCTGGCACACGGTCACCGTCACCGTCCGCTGATTGCGGTCGCGTGCCGGCGAACCGGGGTCAACCGGTCACCGGTCCTCGCTAACCTCAGCTGGTGGAGGCAGGGCGTGGCGGCAGGCGCTCCCTGATCCATGGCTACGGCGTGGCGCGCCGGGCCAGCTGGCTGGAGCTCTTCTTCGACCTGGTGTTCGTGGTCGCGGTGCTCCGGCTCGGTCAGCGGCTGGTGGACGATCCGACGGCCCACGGAGTGCTGGTCTTCGCCGGTCTGATCAGCGCGATCTGGTGGTTGTGGTTCAGCTTCTCCTATTTCGCCGATCTCTTCGACGACGACCGTCCGCCGAGCCGCCTGGCACAGCTGACCGCGATGCTCGGGGTCCTCGCGTTGGCAGCTTCCCTCCCCGGTGAGGCCGCTGCGAACGCCAGCCGCTTCGCGGTGATCTACGCGCTGCTG
Above is a window of Micromonospora coriariae DNA encoding:
- a CDS encoding molybdopterin-dependent oxidoreductase, with protein sequence MSTTSHRYAALAGVTAAAIAIGIAEPVAVLTGPRSAPLVAVGGVVVDAVPESLKQLAIDIFGTADKIALLVGTALLLGAFAALLGVLAVRRLALGLAGIAAFAAVGVAAALTRSGADAADALPSLVGGVLGALVLWLFIAGPLELDPWPWSPPTPTAPRAEAPQSPAGPVTSEDLPVPVTPAVPPEPAAPIGPAPGEGVDAESRRRFLTGAGVLLGTATVAGLGGRWLAGRRGVSAAREAIRLPAPVAPAPALPAGADLSMAQLAPYVTPNFGFYRIDTALVVPQVDPATWRLRIHGRVRTERTYSYADLLARPLVERYITLACVSNEVGGDLIGNARWLGVPLRELLDEVEPEADADQVVGRSVDGWTCGTPTAALRDGRDALLAIGMNGEPLPVEHGFPVRVVVPGLYGYVSACKWVTELELTRFADFDAYWVPRGWSVEGPIKTQSRIDAPRARNRLTTGPVTVAGVAWAQHRGIRRVEVRVDGGPWQEAELAPTVSVDTWVQWSWRWDATPGEHRLQVRATDATGATQTERTQGVVPDGATGWHTVTVTVR